A DNA window from Cervus canadensis isolate Bull #8, Minnesota chromosome 30, ASM1932006v1, whole genome shotgun sequence contains the following coding sequences:
- the CKS2 gene encoding cyclin-dependent kinases regulatory subunit 2, with the protein MAHKQIYYSDKYFDEHYEYRHVMLPRELSKQVPKTHLMSEEEWRRLGVQQSLGWVHYMIHEPEPHILLFRRPLPKDQQK; encoded by the exons ATGGCCCATAAGCAGATCTACTACTCGGACAAGTACTTCGATGAACACTACGAATACCG acatgTCATGTTACCCAGAGAACTTTCCAAACAAGTACCCAAAACCCATCTGATGTCTGAAGAGGAGTGGAGGAGACTTGGTGTCCAACAGAGTCTAGGCTGGGTTCATTACATGATTCATGAACCAG AACCACACATCCTTCTCTTTAGACGGCCTCTTCCAAAAGATCAACAAAAATGA